A window of Aromatoleum bremense genomic DNA:
GGGTCGCGGAACACCATGTTCGGCGTCATCTGCCCCCCCACGCGCAGGTGGCTCAGTTCCTTGCGTACGACCGCTTCGGGCTGTTTGGTTAGCGCAGTGCGCAGGTAGAGCTGGCTAGCGATGCGCTCGCGGAGAGTACGCACACTCCAGCGCTCGACCCGGCACATTTCGGCATAGAACTCACGCTCCAACGGTTGTTTGAGCGGCAAAATCTCGACGAAGTGGCTCCAGCCCAGTTCTCGCGACAGCGTCGCGACGATCTGCTCGTCCGGAAAGGCCTCGGCGAACTGCACCATCCGGGCGAGATTGCGAGCGCTGAAACCCTTGCCATATTCGGGGACCAATTTTGCCGACAGTGTCGGCAAAATCTCCTCGCCATACTGAGCGCGTTGCCCTTGCAGTATCTCCCGCTGGATTCGCTCCCCCAGCTTCCAATGCAACAGCGTCAAGGTGCTGTTGGCTGTCTGGGCAAGGTGCTGCCGGGCCTGTTCGATCAGCCCGCGCAGGTCGGAGAGGAGCGACGGGGTGTGCGCCACATTACTCATGTCCCGCCTCCTGCCACGCGCGTTGCAGGAATTCATGGTCTGGCAGCAACGTGAAAAACTGCTCTCCACCCAGCAGCGACTTGCTTAGAACACGTAGCTCGTGTTGAACCTGAACGTCTAGCCTTTCATCTAGGTAGGCAGTCCCAGTCAGCTTGTGATTGACGCTCCGCCTCAGCTCGCGCAAACCACTCGCAAGCGCCTGCATCGCCTCAATGTCCGCAGTTTCAAGCGGAATGTTCAGCGTGTGTGCTTCTTTCAACGCTCGGTTCAAGTCATTGTGGCTCAGATACTTGTCACGGACGGTTTTCAAGCCGGAGCCATCCCAAATCGCCCGAATGGCCTTCTCGTCGAGACAGATCCTTGAATCCTTCTCCACCAACCGTTTCAAGCTCAGGTTTGGCCTCTCGCCTTCACGCCTGCCGCTGTTTGCCGGGTCCATCAATCGAGATACCCGCATCAGCAATGATTCTATAAAAGCCGTTTGCATCAATCTGAAGAACAAGGGTGCGTCCTGTCCCAGCGTCGCCAAGCCTTTGCCCTGCGGCTGGAAATACAGGCCATCCACGGCTTCCCAAAGGAGCTGAATGCCCGTGATCTCTCTATTGATGATTTCCCATAGCTCTGTGGCGGAGGGTTGTGGTGTAGTGGCAGTCATGGCGGTCTCAAATGTCCAGACGCGCCTGTGAGCCAACGATGCCCGCGTCAGCAGCCGCTTGTTCGATGCTCGACCATGCGCCGACCAGTTCGTTGTAGGCGCGTGCTTCTTCGGCCCAGCCTTTGCGTTCGCAAAGTGTGTACAGGCGATAGGCCAGCGCGCGCATCGGTTCAGCCCGTGCTGGCATGCGCGCGAGCAGCGCGCCAGCGGCCGATTCGCCGTCCTGGTTGAGGGCACGGATCAGGTGGTGCAGGGCTTCCCAGATCGGCGTGCGGGTGTCGGTCTCGGGCGACCAGTCCTTGGGGAGTTCAGCCCAACGCAGCAGGCGCAGCTTGCCAGCACCACTCTCTACGACGCCGGAATCTTGCAGGCTACCGACGCTGGTGCCCTTGGCGCGAGCCAGCACATCGGCATCGCCGAACTTGCCCACGGCCCAGCCTTGCCCCTCGAACCAGTGCAAGCAGAACTGGGTGTCGTGGTCGAAATCGTCCTCGCTCAGGAAGCGGTTGATGAGTTGCAACGCGGTGCGCACGCTCATCGGCGTGCCGTCGGCTTCGAGCACCGCCGCGTACTGGCTGAAGATGGCCATGCCGGGTCCGATGATGGCCTGGCTCAGGTCGACCGGGGCCACGGGACTGTTGACACCATCGCTGGTCATATCAAGGAGCGCCGCAGGCAGGACAGCGTTCAACTCTCGGATGAATTGGCGCCGACTTATCGCGGGAGCGTCAGCAGCACGCTGCCGACAAACAAGCACTATGCTGGACGCAAGTGCGTTGTTCCCAACTCCAACCTGCCGATTGTCGCCCTCAGTGCGCATCGGCCATGTGCCAGTGATCGCAAAACCGGCTTGAAGAACAGCCTGGAGGAAAGTTTCCCAGCCGGTGCTGTGGGTACCGGACTCATCGTCAGTTTCGGCCTGCTTGTATGCATAGTAGATCGTTACTGGATATGCAGGATGGGATCGCTTAACAAGGTTAGCAATCGCACTCCCCATACCGTCTAGGAAAAACGCCTCCGCCGCCTCTTTGCCGCCATGCCGATAGGGGCTCGCCACCAATTCCTCTTCTTTGGGTACGGCCAGCGTTGCGAAAAGGTCAGGAAACACGGAGCGCAGTGACCTCCGCAACCAGACATAAAAGAAGTCCGAGAGGTCCGCGTAACCGATATTGGCGAAATACGGAGGATCTGTACTTACGACCACCGATGACGGGCCGCCGTCAAGAGCGTCTGAGGACGCGGCGCTGCTTTGCGTCGCTACGCCTGGTGACACGCAATTGAGGGCAGTCTCCAGAACGTTTGCGACGACGCTGATGCATCCCCCAAAGCCCGAGCTGGACTTCGCGAGCGGCGAACCCTCGGCATAGTCCCAAGACATCTGGACTGCCTGCTTTGGCATTCCGGAGCGCATGGCATTGTCTTTCGGTCGCCAAGTTGCGAGCGAGCAACCATAGTCGGCAAGCCGACTGACCGCGCAAGCGAGGTAGACACCGACCGCCTGGGCATACGCCATTGCTCCAGAGCCGCCTGCATCGAGGCTGTGACTATCGTCGGACCAGCCAGCTTTCTTGGCATCAGCCAGCACGTGCGCAACCGCCTCGGTTACTAGTATATCGTTCCGATAATATATTTACAAAATGACCGGCAAGCGCCATGCTTCCTGCGGCTATCGGACAGGAGGCGATCGTGGGGCGGAAAAGCGGACGAGCGGCGTTGGTGCTGTCGGAGGAGCAGCGGGCGATGTTGTCTGAACTGGCGGGGTCGCGGACGGCGCCGGTGCGAGAGGCTGAGCGGGCCGGGGTGTTGCTCCGCTATGCGCAGGGCGCGTCGATCAGCGAGATTCAGCGACAGTTGGGCGTAAGTCGGCCGATGATTTACAAGTGCATCGACAAGGCTCTGGCGGCAGGCGTTCAAGTCGGTCTGAAGGACGCCTATCACCGCCCGTTTGCGCCCGAGATCACCGAGGAGGCGAAGGCCTGGGTGGTGAGCGTAGCGTGTGCTAAACCGAAGGAAGTCGGTTTGGCTGCGGAACTGTGGAGCATCTCGGCGCTGGCGAGCTATGTCGCCGCGCATGCCGAAGAGGCGGGTTTTCCGCGTCTTGCCGCTGCCGGCAAGAGCACGGTCTGGCGCATTCTCAACGAGCACCAACTCAAGCCGCACAAGATCAGCTACTACCTTGAGAAACGGGATCCCCATTTCGACCGAAAGATGCATGAGGTCCTGATGGTCTACCGGGACGTTTCGCTCTACACCGAAGGCGCCGTTCATGATGGGCGGCCGAATCCCATTTACACCGTCAGCGTCGATGAAAAGCCGGGGGTGCAAGCAATCGGCCTGACGGCCCCGGATTTGCCGCCGGTCCCGGGCAAGGCGCCAGCGGTTGGCCGGGATTATGAGTACGTCCGCCATGGAACCGTGTCGATCCTGGCCGGCATCGATTTGCACTCCGGCCATGTGTTTGCCCAGATCGAAGACCGGCACCGCAGCCGGGAATTCATCGCCCTGCTCAAATCGATCGATGCTTACTATCCGCCGGCGGCCATCATTCGCATCGTCCTCGACAACCATTCCTCCCACATCTCTCGCGAGACAATGGCATACCTCGCCTCGCGGCCTGGACGCTTCGAATACGTTCACACCCCCAAGCATGGTTCCTGGCTCAACCTGATCGAATGCGCCTTCTCGAAAATGGCGCGCACCTTCCTCCGCCACATCCGCGTCGCCTCCGTCGACGAACTCAAGGCACGCATCGCGATGGGCATCGACGAAATGAACGCGACCCCCGTCGTCTTCCGATGGAAGAAATTCGACTTGGAGGTCGCGTGATTTGTAAGCATATTTCTGGAACGAACTACTAGGTCGGCGAAGCAAGTCAGCGCGACAAGTTGGCGTGGGGTGAATAGATCACCCCATTGCGTCAAGCCGTACGGCACGCACGTGCCCCCCGTAAGGCGAGCAGGAACCTCCCCGACAGGGCGCCACGCCGGAACTGCGCTTCGCGCAATTGCTTCGTGATCAGACGTCGGTGGCAGGTATACGCGACCACGACTGCCTTCAGCCACGATGGCCATTAGGCGCGCGCTCATACGACCGGCTTGGCCCTCGGCCTTAATGTAGTCACCAGAAATTGGCGTTCCAGACGCGCCAGATAGCAAACATATGAAATTGGAGCTGCGCCCGTTGGCCTTGGTACCATTTCCCGCGCCTTCTGGGGGCTCACCGACCTTGACCGTAAACCGGTAGCTATCACCATCGACGATGGGCTGCACATAAACCTGCTTACCGGCCTTGCTTGACAGCACAAAGGTCGACACAAGCGGCACATCAGCATGACTGAATGCGGGGTTGGGGCTTTTCACCGTACGCGCCCATAGCCAGGCGATCACAGTGAGTTTGTCGCCGACATAGGGTTTGAGGTCCGGACGGTCCTCGGCCATCGCCGCCGTGACTTCTATTGGGGGGTACAGATGGCCGATACGCGATTTAGCCTCGGCGCGCATCCAAGCCCCGTAGCGCCTCACGCTCTCCGCAAGGCCTCTTGCGCCGGACCAGTCCTCGTGCAATTTTCCCTGT
This region includes:
- a CDS encoding PDDEXK nuclease domain-containing protein — protein: MSNVAHTPSLLSDLRGLIEQARQHLAQTANSTLTLLHWKLGERIQREILQGQRAQYGEEILPTLSAKLVPEYGKGFSARNLARMVQFAEAFPDEQIVATLSRELGWSHFVEILPLKQPLEREFYAEMCRVERWSVRTLRERIASQLYLRTALTKQPEAVVRKELSHLRVGGQMTPNMVFRDPYMLDFLGLPDGYSERDLETAILRDMERFLLELGAGFTFVARQKRISVGRDDFYLDLLFYHRHLRRLVAVELKLEPFAPAHKGQMELYLRWLDKHDRVEGEASPLGLILCAGADSEQVELMDLESAGIRVAEYLAQIPDMKLLQRQLHRAVEHARERAAQGLLTHQQDMGGEEQ
- a CDS encoding DUF1156 domain-containing protein; the protein is MLADAKKAGWSDDSHSLDAGGSGAMAYAQAVGVYLACAVSRLADYGCSLATWRPKDNAMRSGMPKQAVQMSWDYAEGSPLAKSSSGFGGCISVVANVLETALNCVSPGVATQSSAASSDALDGGPSSVVVSTDPPYFANIGYADLSDFFYVWLRRSLRSVFPDLFATLAVPKEEELVASPYRHGGKEAAEAFFLDGMGSAIANLVKRSHPAYPVTIYYAYKQAETDDESGTHSTGWETFLQAVLQAGFAITGTWPMRTEGDNRQVGVGNNALASSIVLVCRQRAADAPAISRRQFIRELNAVLPAALLDMTSDGVNSPVAPVDLSQAIIGPGMAIFSQYAAVLEADGTPMSVRTALQLINRFLSEDDFDHDTQFCLHWFEGQGWAVGKFGDADVLARAKGTSVGSLQDSGVVESGAGKLRLLRWAELPKDWSPETDTRTPIWEALHHLIRALNQDGESAAGALLARMPARAEPMRALAYRLYTLCERKGWAEEARAYNELVGAWSSIEQAAADAGIVGSQARLDI
- a CDS encoding IS630 family transposase, which codes for MGRKSGRAALVLSEEQRAMLSELAGSRTAPVREAERAGVLLRYAQGASISEIQRQLGVSRPMIYKCIDKALAAGVQVGLKDAYHRPFAPEITEEAKAWVVSVACAKPKEVGLAAELWSISALASYVAAHAEEAGFPRLAAAGKSTVWRILNEHQLKPHKISYYLEKRDPHFDRKMHEVLMVYRDVSLYTEGAVHDGRPNPIYTVSVDEKPGVQAIGLTAPDLPPVPGKAPAVGRDYEYVRHGTVSILAGIDLHSGHVFAQIEDRHRSREFIALLKSIDAYYPPAAIIRIVLDNHSSHISRETMAYLASRPGRFEYVHTPKHGSWLNLIECAFSKMARTFLRHIRVASVDELKARIAMGIDEMNATPVVFRWKKFDLEVA